A stretch of the Hydra vulgaris chromosome 09, alternate assembly HydraT2T_AEP genome encodes the following:
- the LOC100202812 gene encoding nucleolar protein dao-5 isoform X1 produces MAKTKVVSATEKSVKVKKSKTPLKEPSDEETTQNEVQVKKGKIQKVKEVVKKAPAKKDSSSEESSGEEEVITKTAPLKNGAVKKAPAHKDSTSDESSEEEAGESQMKKKPTKKGKKESNSKSSSEEEKTQAKKSVPVKTPAKTPTKKESSSEESSDEEEPPAKKAVLIKTPAKAQVKKESSSEESSDEEVSPAKKPVVVKTKKESSSDESSDDVAKKPATKKNLVKTPAKKESSSEDSSDEEVTKKPVAKTVVPVKTPAKTPAKKESSSDESSSDDSSDEDAKKPVAKKELLITPAKTTVKASAKESSSEDSSDEENTKKPVAKNSVSVKTPAKASSKKESSSDESSDEDTKKPAAKKNLVKTPAKTPAKKESSSEDSSDEDTKKPVAKTVVPVKTPAKTPAKKKSSSEDSSDEEDTKKPLAKNSVSVKTPAKASSKKESSSDESSDEDTKKPAAKKNLVKTPAKTPAKKESSSEDSSDEDTKKPVAKAVVPVKTPAKTPAKKESSSDESSDEEATKKLVAKNVVSVKTPAKASSKEESSSDESSDEDTKKPAAKKDLVKTPAKTPVKKESSSEDSSDEEVTKKPVAKTVVPVKTPAKTPAKKESSSDESSDEDAKKPVAKKELLKTPAKTTVKASAKKESSSDESSDEDAKKPAAKKDLVKTPAKTPVKKESSSEDSSDEEVTKKPVAKTVVSVKTPAKTPAKKESSSDDSSDDAKKPAAKKNHAKTPAKKESSSENSSDESNTKKSVVVKTPAKTSVKPAKKESSSEDSSDNEEPPAKKAVPLKTSAKKESSSEESSDEEETKPATVKKAASKKAPSKKEPSSDESSDEEVKPAAQKIPTKKAAAKKGSVSETTEKAKPAKKAAKKAPVKEESSSNESSDEEEKPVPVKKAASKKVAAKESSSEESSSEEENAKPASKKAAKPDESDESSEDEEESAPKKVAKKEDSSSDDEDGEEEMETETAPVSKKRKADDNNNKSKTPAKKGKESASVFIGGLSFSTEESSLKSFLSSNGLKPTSVRIISRDGQSKGFGYADFDSAEEAKKCIALSGSELDGRSIRCDNADSKPSTPASGRGGRGGGGRGGRGSDRGRGGFGSGGRGGGNFDNDTPTKLLMVKNLSFQTDNDSLASAFSDANDARVVKDRETGKSRGFAFVEYNDVESATKARNAMNQKDLDGRNINIVFAAPKESFGGGRGGGGRGSGGGRGGRGGGRGRGSGGNKGSIQKFEGSKLTFGDDSE; encoded by the exons ATGGCCAAGACCAAAGTTGTATCCGCCACAGAAAAATCTGTCAAGGTTAAGAAATCTAAGACGCCACTTAAAGAACCTTCAGATGAAGAAACTACTCAAAACGAAGTGCAAGTTAAAAAAGggaaaatacaaaaagtaaaggaag ttgttaaaaaagcaCCTGCAAAAAAAGATTCCAGTTCTGAAGAATCAAGCGGTGAAGAAGAAGTTATTACTAAAACCGCTCCATTGAAAAATGGTG CTGTTAAAAAAGCTCCTGCTCATAAAGATTCAACTTCTGACGAGTCTAGTGAAGAAGAAGCAGGCGAGtctcaaatgaaaaaaaaacctactaaaaaaggtaaaaaagagTCAAACTCTAAGAGTTCTTCTGAGGAAGAAAAAACTCAAGCAAAAAAATCAGTTCCAGTTAAAACGCCTGCTAAAACACCTACTAAAAAAGAGTCTAGTTCAGAAGAATCCAGTGATGAGGAAGAACCTCCtgctaaaaaagctgttttaataaAGACGCCTGCTAAAGCGCAGGTTAAAAAAGAATCTAGCTCTGAAGAATCCAGTGATGAAGAAGTATCTCCAGCCAAAAAGCCTGTTGTTGTAAAGACTAAGAAAGAATCTAGTTCTGATGAGTCAAGCGATGATGTTGCTAAAAAAcctgcaacaaaaaaaaatcttgtaaaaacGCCTGCTAAAAAAGAGTCAAGTTCAGAAGACTCAAGTGATGAAGAAGTTACTAAAAAGCCTGTTGCAAAAACTGTTGTTCCTGTTAAGACACCTGCCAAGACACCAGCTAAAAAAGAGTCGAGTTCTGATGAGTCAAGTTCTGATGATTCAAGTGATGAAGATGCTAAAAAGCCAGTTGCAAAGAAAGAGCTTTTAATAACGCCTGCTAAAACTACTGTTAAAGCATCTGCTAAAGAGTCAAGTTCTGAAGACTCAAGTGATGAAGAAAATACTAAAAAGCCTGTTGCAAAGAATTCTGTTTCTGTAAAGACACCTGCTAAGGCTTCATCTAAGAAAGAATCAAGTTCTGATGAGTCAAGTGATGAAGATACTAAAAAGcctgcagcaaaaaaaaatcttgtaaaaacGCCTGCTAAAACACCTGCTAAAAAGGAGTCCAGTTCAGAAGACTCAAGTGATGAAGATACTAAAAAGCCTGTTGCAAAAACTGTTGTTCCTGTTAAGACACCTGCCAAGACACCGgctaaaaaaaagtcaagttcTGAAGACTCAAGTGATGAAGAAGATACTAAAAAGCCTCTTGCAAAGAATTCTGTTTCTGTAAAGACACCTGCTAAGGCTTCATCTAAGAAAGAATCAAGTTCTGATGAGTCAAGTGATGAAGATACTAAAAAGcctgcagcaaaaaaaaatcttgtaaaaacGCCTGCTAAAACACCTGCTAAAAAGGAGTCAAGTTCAGAAGACTCAAGTGATGAAGATACTAAAAAGCCTGTTGCAAAAGCTGTTGTTCCTGTTAAGACACCTGCCAAGACACCGGCTAAAAAAGAGTCAAGTTCTGACGAGTCAAGCGATGAAGAAGCTACTAAAAAACTTGTTGCAAAGAATGTTGTTTCTGTAAAGACACCTGCTAAAGCTTCATCTAAGGAAGAATCTAGTTCTGATGAGTCGAGTGACGAAGATACTAAAAAGCCTGCAGCAAAAAAAGATCTTGTAAAAACACCTGCTAAAACACCTGTTAAAAAAGAGTCAAGTTCAGAAGACTCAAGTGATGAAGAAGTTACTAAAAAGCCTGTTGCAAAAACTGTTGTTCCTGTTAAGACACCTGCCAAGACACCAGCTAAAAAAGAGTCGAGTTCTGATGAGTCAAGTGATGAAGATGCTAAAAAACCTGTAGCAAAGAAAGAGCTTTTAAAAACGCCTGCTAAAACTACTGTTAAAGCATCAGCTAAAAAAGAGTCAAGTTCTGATGAGTCAAGTGATGAAGATGCTAAAAAGCCTGCAGCAAAAAAAGATCTTGTAAAAACACCTGCTAAAACACCTGTTAAAAAAGAGTCAAGTTCAGAAGACTCGAGTGATGAAGAAGTTACTAAAAAGCCTGTTGCTAAAACAGTTGTTTCTGTTAAGACACCTGCCAAGACACCGGCTAAAAAAGAGTCAAGTTCTGATGACTCAAGTGATGATGCTAAAAAACcagctgcaaaaaaaaatcacgcAAAAACACCCGCTAAAAAAGAATCTAGTTCTGAGAATTCAAGTGATGAAAGTAACACGAAAAAATCTGTGGTTGTAAAGACACCTGCTAAAACATCTGTTAAACCAGCTAAAAAAGAATCTAGTTCTGAAGATTCCAGTGATAATGAAGAACCTCCAGCTAAAAAAGCTGTTCCTTTGAAGACATCGGCTAAGAAAGAGTCTAGCTCTGAAGAATCAAGTGATGAAGAGGAAACCAAACCTGCTACAGTTAAGAAAG CTGCTTCTAAGAAAGCTCCATCTAAAAAAGAACCTAGTTCAGATGAATCAAGCGATGAAGAAGTGAAGCCTGCTGCACAGAAAa TCCCAACTAAAAAAGCTGCTGCTAAAAAAGGTTCTGTTTCAGAGACAACTGAAAAGGCTAAACCagcaaaaaaag CTGCAAAGAAGGCTCCTGTTAAAGAGGAATCCAGCTCAAATGAATCAAGTGACGAAGAAGAAAAACCTGTCCCAGTTAAGAAAG ctgcTTCTAAAAAAGTTGCTGCGAAAGAATCAAGCTCAGAAGAATCAAGTTCAGAAGAAGAAAATGCAAAGCCTGCTTCTAAAAAAg cTGCCAAACCGGATGAATCAGATGAATCTTCAGAAGATGAGGAGGAATCTGCTCCGAAGAAAg tTGCAAAGAAGGAAGACTCTAGTTCTGATGACGAAGATGGAGAAGAAGAAATGGAAACGGAGACTGCCCCCGTTTCGAAGAAGCGAAAAGccgatgataataataataaatcgaAAACCCCAGCTAAAAAAGGGAAAGAGTCCGCTAGTGTTTTTATTGGTGGATTGTCATTTAGCACTGAAGAATCTTCATTAAAATCGTTCCTTTCTAGTAATGGCTTAAAACCCACAAGTGTACGAATCATTTCTCGTGATGGCCAATCAAAGGGATTTGGATATGCAGATTTTGATTCTGCAGAGGAAGCAAAAAAGTGTATTGCTTTATCAGGATCAGAATTAGATGGTAGGTCCATTCGTTGCGATAACGCTGATAGCAAACCTTCTACGCCAGCCAGCGGCCGAGGTGGTCGTGGGGGTGGTGGAAGGGGAGGTCGTGGTTCCGATCGTGGCCGAGGAGGATTTGGATCTGGTGGTAGAGGAGGTGGAAATTTTGATAATGACACACCTACAAAGCTGTTAATGGTCAAAAATTTATCATTCCAAACAGACAATGATAGCTTGGCTTCTGCATTCTCTGATGCTAATGATGCTCGAGTCGTGAAAGACCGCGAAACTGGTAAATCAAGAGGTTTCGCATTTGTTGAATATAACGATGTCGAAAGTGCTACTAAAGCTAGAAACGCCATGAATCAAAAAGATCTCGATGGTCGTAATATTAACATAGTTTTTGCTGCTCCTAAAGAAAGTTTTGGTGGCGGACGTGGAGGTGGTGGTCGTGGTAGTGGTGGCGGTAGAGGCGGACGAGGTGGTGGTAGAGGGCGTGGTTCAGGCGGAAACAAAggttcaattcaaaaatttgaagGTTCTAAACTAACTTTTGGTGATGACTCAGAATAA
- the LOC100202812 gene encoding nucleolar protein dao-5 isoform X5, which yields MAKTKVVSATEKSVKVKKSKTPLKEPSDEETTQNEVQVKKGKIQKVKEVVKKAPAKKDSSSEESSGEEEVITKTAPLKNGAVKKAPAHKDSTSDESSEEEAGESQMKKKPTKKGKKESNSKSSSEEEKTQAKKSVPVKTPAKTPTKKESSSEESSDEEEPPAKKAVLIKTPAKAQVKKESSSEESSDEEVSPAKKPVVVKTKKESSSDESSDDVAKKPATKKNLVKTPAKKESSSEDSSDEEVTKKPVAKTVVPVKTPAKTPAKKESSSDESSSDDSSDEDAKKPVAKKELLITPAKTTVKASAKESSSEDSSDEENTKKPVAKNSVSVKTPAKASSKKESSSDESSDEDTKKPAAKKNLVKTPAKTPAKKESSSEDSSDEDTKKPVAKTVVPVKTPAKTPAKKKSSSEDSSDEEDTKKPLAKNSVSVKTPAKASSKKESSSDESSDEDTKKPAAKKNLVKTPAKTPAKKESSSEDSSDEDTKKPVAKAVVPVKTPAKTPAKKESSSDESSDEEATKKLVAKNVVSVKTPAKASSKEESSSDESSDEDTKKPAAKKDLVKTPAKTPVKKESSSEDSSDEEVTKKPVAKTVVPVKTPAKTPAKKESSSDESSDEDAKKPVAKKELLKTPAKTTVKASAKKESSSDESSDEDAKKPAAKKDLVKTPAKTPVKKESSSEDSSDEEVTKKPVAKTVVSVKTPAKTPAKKESSSDDSSDDAKKPAAKKNHAKTPAKKESSSENSSDESNTKKSVVVKTPAKTSVKPAKKESSSEDSSDNEEPPAKKAVPLKTSAKKESSSEESSDEEETKPATVKKAASKKAPSKKEPSSDESSDEEVKPAAQKIPTKKAAAKKGSVSETTEKAKPAKKVAKKEDSSSDDEDGEEEMETETAPVSKKRKADDNNNKSKTPAKKGKESASVFIGGLSFSTEESSLKSFLSSNGLKPTSVRIISRDGQSKGFGYADFDSAEEAKKCIALSGSELDGRSIRCDNADSKPSTPASGRGGRGGGGRGGRGSDRGRGGFGSGGRGGGNFDNDTPTKLLMVKNLSFQTDNDSLASAFSDANDARVVKDRETGKSRGFAFVEYNDVESATKARNAMNQKDLDGRNINIVFAAPKESFGGGRGGGGRGSGGGRGGRGGGRGRGSGGNKGSIQKFEGSKLTFGDDSE from the exons ATGGCCAAGACCAAAGTTGTATCCGCCACAGAAAAATCTGTCAAGGTTAAGAAATCTAAGACGCCACTTAAAGAACCTTCAGATGAAGAAACTACTCAAAACGAAGTGCAAGTTAAAAAAGggaaaatacaaaaagtaaaggaag ttgttaaaaaagcaCCTGCAAAAAAAGATTCCAGTTCTGAAGAATCAAGCGGTGAAGAAGAAGTTATTACTAAAACCGCTCCATTGAAAAATGGTG CTGTTAAAAAAGCTCCTGCTCATAAAGATTCAACTTCTGACGAGTCTAGTGAAGAAGAAGCAGGCGAGtctcaaatgaaaaaaaaacctactaaaaaaggtaaaaaagagTCAAACTCTAAGAGTTCTTCTGAGGAAGAAAAAACTCAAGCAAAAAAATCAGTTCCAGTTAAAACGCCTGCTAAAACACCTACTAAAAAAGAGTCTAGTTCAGAAGAATCCAGTGATGAGGAAGAACCTCCtgctaaaaaagctgttttaataaAGACGCCTGCTAAAGCGCAGGTTAAAAAAGAATCTAGCTCTGAAGAATCCAGTGATGAAGAAGTATCTCCAGCCAAAAAGCCTGTTGTTGTAAAGACTAAGAAAGAATCTAGTTCTGATGAGTCAAGCGATGATGTTGCTAAAAAAcctgcaacaaaaaaaaatcttgtaaaaacGCCTGCTAAAAAAGAGTCAAGTTCAGAAGACTCAAGTGATGAAGAAGTTACTAAAAAGCCTGTTGCAAAAACTGTTGTTCCTGTTAAGACACCTGCCAAGACACCAGCTAAAAAAGAGTCGAGTTCTGATGAGTCAAGTTCTGATGATTCAAGTGATGAAGATGCTAAAAAGCCAGTTGCAAAGAAAGAGCTTTTAATAACGCCTGCTAAAACTACTGTTAAAGCATCTGCTAAAGAGTCAAGTTCTGAAGACTCAAGTGATGAAGAAAATACTAAAAAGCCTGTTGCAAAGAATTCTGTTTCTGTAAAGACACCTGCTAAGGCTTCATCTAAGAAAGAATCAAGTTCTGATGAGTCAAGTGATGAAGATACTAAAAAGcctgcagcaaaaaaaaatcttgtaaaaacGCCTGCTAAAACACCTGCTAAAAAGGAGTCCAGTTCAGAAGACTCAAGTGATGAAGATACTAAAAAGCCTGTTGCAAAAACTGTTGTTCCTGTTAAGACACCTGCCAAGACACCGgctaaaaaaaagtcaagttcTGAAGACTCAAGTGATGAAGAAGATACTAAAAAGCCTCTTGCAAAGAATTCTGTTTCTGTAAAGACACCTGCTAAGGCTTCATCTAAGAAAGAATCAAGTTCTGATGAGTCAAGTGATGAAGATACTAAAAAGcctgcagcaaaaaaaaatcttgtaaaaacGCCTGCTAAAACACCTGCTAAAAAGGAGTCAAGTTCAGAAGACTCAAGTGATGAAGATACTAAAAAGCCTGTTGCAAAAGCTGTTGTTCCTGTTAAGACACCTGCCAAGACACCGGCTAAAAAAGAGTCAAGTTCTGACGAGTCAAGCGATGAAGAAGCTACTAAAAAACTTGTTGCAAAGAATGTTGTTTCTGTAAAGACACCTGCTAAAGCTTCATCTAAGGAAGAATCTAGTTCTGATGAGTCGAGTGACGAAGATACTAAAAAGCCTGCAGCAAAAAAAGATCTTGTAAAAACACCTGCTAAAACACCTGTTAAAAAAGAGTCAAGTTCAGAAGACTCAAGTGATGAAGAAGTTACTAAAAAGCCTGTTGCAAAAACTGTTGTTCCTGTTAAGACACCTGCCAAGACACCAGCTAAAAAAGAGTCGAGTTCTGATGAGTCAAGTGATGAAGATGCTAAAAAACCTGTAGCAAAGAAAGAGCTTTTAAAAACGCCTGCTAAAACTACTGTTAAAGCATCAGCTAAAAAAGAGTCAAGTTCTGATGAGTCAAGTGATGAAGATGCTAAAAAGCCTGCAGCAAAAAAAGATCTTGTAAAAACACCTGCTAAAACACCTGTTAAAAAAGAGTCAAGTTCAGAAGACTCGAGTGATGAAGAAGTTACTAAAAAGCCTGTTGCTAAAACAGTTGTTTCTGTTAAGACACCTGCCAAGACACCGGCTAAAAAAGAGTCAAGTTCTGATGACTCAAGTGATGATGCTAAAAAACcagctgcaaaaaaaaatcacgcAAAAACACCCGCTAAAAAAGAATCTAGTTCTGAGAATTCAAGTGATGAAAGTAACACGAAAAAATCTGTGGTTGTAAAGACACCTGCTAAAACATCTGTTAAACCAGCTAAAAAAGAATCTAGTTCTGAAGATTCCAGTGATAATGAAGAACCTCCAGCTAAAAAAGCTGTTCCTTTGAAGACATCGGCTAAGAAAGAGTCTAGCTCTGAAGAATCAAGTGATGAAGAGGAAACCAAACCTGCTACAGTTAAGAAAG CTGCTTCTAAGAAAGCTCCATCTAAAAAAGAACCTAGTTCAGATGAATCAAGCGATGAAGAAGTGAAGCCTGCTGCACAGAAAa TCCCAACTAAAAAAGCTGCTGCTAAAAAAGGTTCTGTTTCAGAGACAACTGAAAAGGCTAAACCagcaaaaaaag tTGCAAAGAAGGAAGACTCTAGTTCTGATGACGAAGATGGAGAAGAAGAAATGGAAACGGAGACTGCCCCCGTTTCGAAGAAGCGAAAAGccgatgataataataataaatcgaAAACCCCAGCTAAAAAAGGGAAAGAGTCCGCTAGTGTTTTTATTGGTGGATTGTCATTTAGCACTGAAGAATCTTCATTAAAATCGTTCCTTTCTAGTAATGGCTTAAAACCCACAAGTGTACGAATCATTTCTCGTGATGGCCAATCAAAGGGATTTGGATATGCAGATTTTGATTCTGCAGAGGAAGCAAAAAAGTGTATTGCTTTATCAGGATCAGAATTAGATGGTAGGTCCATTCGTTGCGATAACGCTGATAGCAAACCTTCTACGCCAGCCAGCGGCCGAGGTGGTCGTGGGGGTGGTGGAAGGGGAGGTCGTGGTTCCGATCGTGGCCGAGGAGGATTTGGATCTGGTGGTAGAGGAGGTGGAAATTTTGATAATGACACACCTACAAAGCTGTTAATGGTCAAAAATTTATCATTCCAAACAGACAATGATAGCTTGGCTTCTGCATTCTCTGATGCTAATGATGCTCGAGTCGTGAAAGACCGCGAAACTGGTAAATCAAGAGGTTTCGCATTTGTTGAATATAACGATGTCGAAAGTGCTACTAAAGCTAGAAACGCCATGAATCAAAAAGATCTCGATGGTCGTAATATTAACATAGTTTTTGCTGCTCCTAAAGAAAGTTTTGGTGGCGGACGTGGAGGTGGTGGTCGTGGTAGTGGTGGCGGTAGAGGCGGACGAGGTGGTGGTAGAGGGCGTGGTTCAGGCGGAAACAAAggttcaattcaaaaatttgaagGTTCTAAACTAACTTTTGGTGATGACTCAGAATAA
- the LOC100202812 gene encoding nucleolar protein dao-5 isoform X2 produces MAKTKVVSATEKSVKVKKSKTPLKEPSDEETTQNEVQVKKGKIQKVKEVVKKAPAKKDSSSEESSGEEEVITKTAPLKNGAVKKAPAHKDSTSDESSEEEAGESQMKKKPTKKGKKESNSKSSSEEEKTQAKKSVPVKTPAKTPTKKESSSEESSDEEEPPAKKAVLIKTPAKAQVKKESSSEESSDEEVSPAKKPVVVKTKKESSSDESSDDVAKKPATKKNLVKTPAKKESSSEDSSDEEVTKKPVAKTVVPVKTPAKTPAKKESSSDESSSDDSSDEDAKKPVAKKELLITPAKTTVKASAKESSSEDSSDEENTKKPVAKNSVSVKTPAKASSKKESSSDESSDEDTKKPAAKKNLVKTPAKTPAKKESSSEDSSDEDTKKPVAKTVVPVKTPAKTPAKKKSSSEDSSDEEDTKKPLAKNSVSVKTPAKASSKKESSSDESSDEDTKKPAAKKNLVKTPAKTPAKKESSSEDSSDEDTKKPVAKAVVPVKTPAKTPAKKESSSDESSDEEATKKLVAKNVVSVKTPAKASSKEESSSDESSDEDTKKPAAKKDLVKTPAKTPVKKESSSEDSSDEEVTKKPVAKTVVPVKTPAKTPAKKESSSDESSDEDAKKPVAKKELLKTPAKTTVKASAKKESSSDESSDEDAKKPAAKKDLVKTPAKTPVKKESSSEDSSDEEVTKKPVAKTVVSVKTPAKTPAKKESSSDDSSDDAKKPAAKKNHAKTPAKKESSSENSSDESNTKKSVVVKTPAKTSVKPAKKESSSEDSSDNEEPPAKKAVPLKTSAKKESSSEESSDEEETKPATVKKAASKKAPSKKEPSSDESSDEEVKPAAQKTAKKAPVKEESSSNESSDEEEKPVPVKKAASKKVAAKESSSEESSSEEENAKPASKKAAKPDESDESSEDEEESAPKKVAKKEDSSSDDEDGEEEMETETAPVSKKRKADDNNNKSKTPAKKGKESASVFIGGLSFSTEESSLKSFLSSNGLKPTSVRIISRDGQSKGFGYADFDSAEEAKKCIALSGSELDGRSIRCDNADSKPSTPASGRGGRGGGGRGGRGSDRGRGGFGSGGRGGGNFDNDTPTKLLMVKNLSFQTDNDSLASAFSDANDARVVKDRETGKSRGFAFVEYNDVESATKARNAMNQKDLDGRNINIVFAAPKESFGGGRGGGGRGSGGGRGGRGGGRGRGSGGNKGSIQKFEGSKLTFGDDSE; encoded by the exons ATGGCCAAGACCAAAGTTGTATCCGCCACAGAAAAATCTGTCAAGGTTAAGAAATCTAAGACGCCACTTAAAGAACCTTCAGATGAAGAAACTACTCAAAACGAAGTGCAAGTTAAAAAAGggaaaatacaaaaagtaaaggaag ttgttaaaaaagcaCCTGCAAAAAAAGATTCCAGTTCTGAAGAATCAAGCGGTGAAGAAGAAGTTATTACTAAAACCGCTCCATTGAAAAATGGTG CTGTTAAAAAAGCTCCTGCTCATAAAGATTCAACTTCTGACGAGTCTAGTGAAGAAGAAGCAGGCGAGtctcaaatgaaaaaaaaacctactaaaaaaggtaaaaaagagTCAAACTCTAAGAGTTCTTCTGAGGAAGAAAAAACTCAAGCAAAAAAATCAGTTCCAGTTAAAACGCCTGCTAAAACACCTACTAAAAAAGAGTCTAGTTCAGAAGAATCCAGTGATGAGGAAGAACCTCCtgctaaaaaagctgttttaataaAGACGCCTGCTAAAGCGCAGGTTAAAAAAGAATCTAGCTCTGAAGAATCCAGTGATGAAGAAGTATCTCCAGCCAAAAAGCCTGTTGTTGTAAAGACTAAGAAAGAATCTAGTTCTGATGAGTCAAGCGATGATGTTGCTAAAAAAcctgcaacaaaaaaaaatcttgtaaaaacGCCTGCTAAAAAAGAGTCAAGTTCAGAAGACTCAAGTGATGAAGAAGTTACTAAAAAGCCTGTTGCAAAAACTGTTGTTCCTGTTAAGACACCTGCCAAGACACCAGCTAAAAAAGAGTCGAGTTCTGATGAGTCAAGTTCTGATGATTCAAGTGATGAAGATGCTAAAAAGCCAGTTGCAAAGAAAGAGCTTTTAATAACGCCTGCTAAAACTACTGTTAAAGCATCTGCTAAAGAGTCAAGTTCTGAAGACTCAAGTGATGAAGAAAATACTAAAAAGCCTGTTGCAAAGAATTCTGTTTCTGTAAAGACACCTGCTAAGGCTTCATCTAAGAAAGAATCAAGTTCTGATGAGTCAAGTGATGAAGATACTAAAAAGcctgcagcaaaaaaaaatcttgtaaaaacGCCTGCTAAAACACCTGCTAAAAAGGAGTCCAGTTCAGAAGACTCAAGTGATGAAGATACTAAAAAGCCTGTTGCAAAAACTGTTGTTCCTGTTAAGACACCTGCCAAGACACCGgctaaaaaaaagtcaagttcTGAAGACTCAAGTGATGAAGAAGATACTAAAAAGCCTCTTGCAAAGAATTCTGTTTCTGTAAAGACACCTGCTAAGGCTTCATCTAAGAAAGAATCAAGTTCTGATGAGTCAAGTGATGAAGATACTAAAAAGcctgcagcaaaaaaaaatcttgtaaaaacGCCTGCTAAAACACCTGCTAAAAAGGAGTCAAGTTCAGAAGACTCAAGTGATGAAGATACTAAAAAGCCTGTTGCAAAAGCTGTTGTTCCTGTTAAGACACCTGCCAAGACACCGGCTAAAAAAGAGTCAAGTTCTGACGAGTCAAGCGATGAAGAAGCTACTAAAAAACTTGTTGCAAAGAATGTTGTTTCTGTAAAGACACCTGCTAAAGCTTCATCTAAGGAAGAATCTAGTTCTGATGAGTCGAGTGACGAAGATACTAAAAAGCCTGCAGCAAAAAAAGATCTTGTAAAAACACCTGCTAAAACACCTGTTAAAAAAGAGTCAAGTTCAGAAGACTCAAGTGATGAAGAAGTTACTAAAAAGCCTGTTGCAAAAACTGTTGTTCCTGTTAAGACACCTGCCAAGACACCAGCTAAAAAAGAGTCGAGTTCTGATGAGTCAAGTGATGAAGATGCTAAAAAACCTGTAGCAAAGAAAGAGCTTTTAAAAACGCCTGCTAAAACTACTGTTAAAGCATCAGCTAAAAAAGAGTCAAGTTCTGATGAGTCAAGTGATGAAGATGCTAAAAAGCCTGCAGCAAAAAAAGATCTTGTAAAAACACCTGCTAAAACACCTGTTAAAAAAGAGTCAAGTTCAGAAGACTCGAGTGATGAAGAAGTTACTAAAAAGCCTGTTGCTAAAACAGTTGTTTCTGTTAAGACACCTGCCAAGACACCGGCTAAAAAAGAGTCAAGTTCTGATGACTCAAGTGATGATGCTAAAAAACcagctgcaaaaaaaaatcacgcAAAAACACCCGCTAAAAAAGAATCTAGTTCTGAGAATTCAAGTGATGAAAGTAACACGAAAAAATCTGTGGTTGTAAAGACACCTGCTAAAACATCTGTTAAACCAGCTAAAAAAGAATCTAGTTCTGAAGATTCCAGTGATAATGAAGAACCTCCAGCTAAAAAAGCTGTTCCTTTGAAGACATCGGCTAAGAAAGAGTCTAGCTCTGAAGAATCAAGTGATGAAGAGGAAACCAAACCTGCTACAGTTAAGAAAG CTGCTTCTAAGAAAGCTCCATCTAAAAAAGAACCTAGTTCAGATGAATCAAGCGATGAAGAAGTGAAGCCTGCTGCACAGAAAa CTGCAAAGAAGGCTCCTGTTAAAGAGGAATCCAGCTCAAATGAATCAAGTGACGAAGAAGAAAAACCTGTCCCAGTTAAGAAAG ctgcTTCTAAAAAAGTTGCTGCGAAAGAATCAAGCTCAGAAGAATCAAGTTCAGAAGAAGAAAATGCAAAGCCTGCTTCTAAAAAAg cTGCCAAACCGGATGAATCAGATGAATCTTCAGAAGATGAGGAGGAATCTGCTCCGAAGAAAg tTGCAAAGAAGGAAGACTCTAGTTCTGATGACGAAGATGGAGAAGAAGAAATGGAAACGGAGACTGCCCCCGTTTCGAAGAAGCGAAAAGccgatgataataataataaatcgaAAACCCCAGCTAAAAAAGGGAAAGAGTCCGCTAGTGTTTTTATTGGTGGATTGTCATTTAGCACTGAAGAATCTTCATTAAAATCGTTCCTTTCTAGTAATGGCTTAAAACCCACAAGTGTACGAATCATTTCTCGTGATGGCCAATCAAAGGGATTTGGATATGCAGATTTTGATTCTGCAGAGGAAGCAAAAAAGTGTATTGCTTTATCAGGATCAGAATTAGATGGTAGGTCCATTCGTTGCGATAACGCTGATAGCAAACCTTCTACGCCAGCCAGCGGCCGAGGTGGTCGTGGGGGTGGTGGAAGGGGAGGTCGTGGTTCCGATCGTGGCCGAGGAGGATTTGGATCTGGTGGTAGAGGAGGTGGAAATTTTGATAATGACACACCTACAAAGCTGTTAATGGTCAAAAATTTATCATTCCAAACAGACAATGATAGCTTGGCTTCTGCATTCTCTGATGCTAATGATGCTCGAGTCGTGAAAGACCGCGAAACTGGTAAATCAAGAGGTTTCGCATTTGTTGAATATAACGATGTCGAAAGTGCTACTAAAGCTAGAAACGCCATGAATCAAAAAGATCTCGATGGTCGTAATATTAACATAGTTTTTGCTGCTCCTAAAGAAAGTTTTGGTGGCGGACGTGGAGGTGGTGGTCGTGGTAGTGGTGGCGGTAGAGGCGGACGAGGTGGTGGTAGAGGGCGTGGTTCAGGCGGAAACAAAggttcaattcaaaaatttgaagGTTCTAAACTAACTTTTGGTGATGACTCAGAATAA